A genomic window from Candidatus Deferrimicrobium borealis includes:
- a CDS encoding ABC transporter permease — protein MLRRILSIAANTFRETIRNKILYAILAFALFVIGMTFFLADLSVGDFARIIADVGLASIHVFGVIMAVFLGINLVSNEVDRKTIYILLSKPVRRFEFIFGKTLGLSVTLLLTTLAMATVLFLVHLSYRYGGRAEVGIFIASAGIFMELVLLTCLASLFSTFTTPVLSAIFTLSLFLVGHLTNYLYVLGEQSKGTAVRWGSRFLFYLLPNLENFNWKNEVAYGGLKSFSLLGWAAGYLVCYAACVLCLSCFLFARKDFK, from the coding sequence ATGCTCCGGAGAATCCTGTCCATCGCCGCCAACACCTTCCGGGAGACGATCCGGAACAAGATCCTCTACGCGATCCTCGCCTTCGCCCTCTTCGTCATCGGCATGACCTTCTTCCTCGCCGACCTGTCGGTCGGCGACTTCGCCCGGATCATCGCCGACGTGGGGCTCGCCAGCATCCACGTGTTCGGGGTCATCATGGCGGTCTTCCTCGGGATCAACCTCGTCAGCAACGAAGTGGACCGGAAGACGATCTACATCCTTCTCTCCAAGCCGGTGCGGCGCTTCGAGTTCATCTTCGGGAAGACGCTCGGATTGAGCGTCACGCTGTTGCTCACGACGCTCGCGATGGCGACGGTCCTCTTCCTCGTGCACCTTTCCTACCGGTACGGCGGGAGGGCGGAGGTCGGCATCTTCATCGCCTCCGCGGGGATCTTCATGGAGCTGGTGCTGCTCACGTGCCTGGCCTCCCTCTTCTCGACGTTCACCACGCCGGTGTTGAGCGCCATCTTCACGCTCTCCCTCTTCCTCGTCGGCCATCTGACGAATTACCTCTACGTTCTGGGGGAGCAGTCCAAGGGGACCGCAGTGCGGTGGGGGAGCCGTTTCCTGTTCTATCTTCTGCCGAATCTCGAGAACTTCAACTGGAAGAACGAGGTGGCGTACGGCGGTCTGAAATCGTTCTCCCTCCTCGGGTGGGCGGCGGGGTACCTCGTCTGTTACGCGGCCTGTGTCCTCTGCCTCTCGTGCTTCCTCTTCGCCCGGAAAGACTTCAAATGA
- a CDS encoding ABC transporter ATP-binding protein, producing MKDIGRILAIEGLTKSYPTGFWRKPVRVLSDLSFEVRENEIVGFLGPNGAGKTTTIKILNRLAFPDAGKVTLFGGQVRDGADVRRRIGFMPEQPYFYEYLTGGEFLRLCGQLCGMSRGDTESRASELLARVGLSGARGTAIRKYSKGMMQRLGLAQALLHDPELVILDEPMSGLDPMGRMEVRGIIRDLKAAGKTVFFSSHILSDVEALCDRVIMLHKGRKVAEGRVEELIGPETLYIELVVSPVLTHGRLAEEGIPPEAGYAQGDLLVLRAPDSEEANRWMASLLRAGCTIFSCVPMKKNLEEIFMERVGSSGATGASS from the coding sequence ATGAAGGACATCGGCCGGATTCTCGCCATCGAGGGGCTCACGAAGTCGTACCCCACGGGCTTCTGGCGGAAGCCGGTCCGCGTCCTGTCCGACCTCTCCTTCGAGGTCCGCGAGAACGAGATCGTCGGGTTTCTGGGGCCCAACGGCGCAGGGAAGACCACGACGATCAAAATCCTGAACCGCCTGGCGTTCCCGGACGCGGGGAAGGTGACCCTGTTCGGAGGGCAGGTCCGGGACGGGGCCGACGTTCGCCGCCGCATCGGCTTCATGCCCGAGCAGCCGTACTTCTACGAATATCTCACGGGCGGGGAGTTCCTCCGTCTTTGCGGCCAGCTGTGCGGGATGTCCCGCGGGGATACGGAGTCCCGGGCCTCGGAGCTTCTCGCCCGGGTCGGGCTTTCGGGGGCCAGAGGCACCGCCATCCGGAAATATTCCAAGGGGATGATGCAACGGCTGGGGCTCGCACAGGCGCTGCTGCACGACCCCGAGCTGGTGATCCTCGACGAACCGATGTCGGGGCTGGACCCGATGGGCCGGATGGAGGTGCGCGGCATCATCCGGGATCTCAAGGCGGCGGGGAAGACCGTGTTTTTCAGCTCCCACATCCTCTCCGACGTGGAGGCTCTCTGCGACCGGGTCATCATGCTGCACAAGGGACGGAAGGTGGCGGAAGGTCGCGTGGAGGAGTTGATCGGGCCGGAGACGCTCTACATCGAGCTGGTCGTCTCTCCCGTCCTCACGCACGGCCGCCTCGCGGAGGAAGGGATTCCTCCCGAGGCCGGATACGCGCAGGGGGACCTGCTCGTCCTGAGAGCGCCCGACAGCGAGGAGGCGAACCGTTGGATGGCGTCTCTTCTCCGCGCGGGGTGCACGATATTCTCCTGCGTCCCGATGAAGAAGAACCTCGAGGAGATTTTCATGGAGCGCGTCGGGAGCTCCGGCGCGACGGGGGCTTCGTCCTGA